The Anopheles maculipalpis chromosome 3RL, idAnoMacuDA_375_x, whole genome shotgun sequence genomic sequence GTGCATACATCCCGGAGTTTGCGGACACAAAGGTAGGTTCTACGAGGTCTTGACTAGTTCGGATATAATAGCTTCTTCCAGTTATTTAAGCATACTTCCAGTACTTCCGGGTATTACGATTTTTGTGGAGAATGACACATGCTTCGATTTTATTACTCAACGATCTCTCGCTTCCTCTATcgttttcccccattttttaCCCAAGTTCAGCGAGTAATTAaaccgcacacaaaacaaagtaGGGCTCTTTCACAGTAACCAACATTGACATTGAACGtgacattcattcattctatGACAGAGACCCCCTCACGCACGCACCCCGCGTGCGTGatcaaagaaaagagaaagaaaacatttttttttgaaacccGCTTCactaaaccaaccaaccagccagcAGCTGCACAACAgctgcgttttttgtttctctgcgTTTGCTGcgtaaaattttcaaagaagTACAAAAGTTTACACCAAATAGGGAAGCTACTTGAAActggtaaagaaaaaagacagaaagaagaaaacattccTGAACTTAGCACTTACAACAGGAGCTTGCCAGTTGCGAGTTTCATTTTTCGTTGGAACCTTTTCCTTCTACAATAACCTAATCCGAGCGCTCCGCTCCATCCAAATACTTCAGTCATTGTCCTGGCCGTCCTAGCTTTGAACGCTGTGCATCGAAAAAATCTTACTACAACGATAATTCACCTCTCGATAGGGTGatgttgaaaaatatatagaacttttttttgcgctttttcttgcttgcatTTGCACACATCTTCGGGCTCTATAAATAATCTCTTTATCTCTTTATCGTGTTATTTGTGATTAGGGGAATTTTGGGAGTCGTTCGAGAGGGTTTTCTTTAATATTGATCTTTAACCTAACGCATCATGTTAATTACATCGTATAAAATAGATCTCAAGGTCTCTTCTATATTCCCCTTTTACGTTTTTGCACAAACCATCCATCCCAATCAAATGCAACCAACAACAGGCATTTGGTGAGTGTTTATGTCCCGCGCGTTAGTGTTGGCTTGTCTTCGTACATTGAATCGAGCTTTTTGAATAATAACTTAATataacaaaacattcacatttgctttgttttgcctcATCACATGCCGCGCGCGCATCTACGTGTAGTTTAGGATAGACAGTACAACTTTACGTTTAATTTTATATACTcttttatctttctctctctctctctctctctctctctctatctatctctctctgtttatctgtgttttcttttgcacattTGATAGCCGGCATATGCAGTTTGTTTTGGTAGTTATTATATAGTATATGATAATATGAACTAtatatttaatatttcttctatCATTCAACGGGCTTCCCATCTCATATCTATTgtgtttgatgcttttttttacagttcgTTTTTGAATTTGTTGCATGCATAGAAACATGTTATATTAGGCTACCAGCTTCAAgccttgcacacaaacacacaccacatTCAATGATCGAATGAACGATCAACACTACAATTGCTACTGCCATCGTTGATATAACGAACCAGAACGCACGTGCAAAACTCGTTGCGTTTGTGTAGTATTGTTGCGCTTTTTTCCTACATAGCCCGGTCAACTACGCTAAATGTTCATTAAAATATGTgaagatttaaaaacaatcgCATGCATCATCAGCCTGTCTATatctggggttttttttgcttaatgaTTAACAGTGATCCCTCTTTGCagcatgcaattttttttaacgatttaaAGCACATTAAATCggccaacgacgacgacgatgatgatgctaatTATCCTTATGTATTCTCTAGGCAGAGGAGAGATTTGCTTTGTTGACACAGATGTGCCATCACGGCCGGCGGCCGTGAAAGCTAcagatattattttttgttaaacgcTATTTGAATTCGAGAAGCTAATAAAGACGGTTTACGAAACCGAAGTCGAGGTGCGAGAAGTTCGGTGAGCAGAAAAGGTTTTAAAGTTATACAGTCTCCAAACCGAGGAGGGCTTAAACCTAACTTTTGTAGTTTGGACCGCGGTTCATATAGAAAAACTCACATATTAAACtcaaccctttttttgcaacacTGTTCACTTTAATAATACAATTGTTACAGTTTAGATTGTACCAAACGTTAGATAaggttttctgttttgattcCAAGGGATTTTTGAATGTGGGATTTTTTGTCACTGTATGTTTGTGTTACAATTATCGctgcataaattaaaattgtcaCTAATAAAACCGGTATTAAGGATAAAGATGACGTATGGATAAAAAAGCGACTTTTGTCAGATGCATGGTTAAATTAAATGGTAAAAGATACTGTAaccaatataaaaaatatccaatcTTTGCCACTTCATCTTGAGGCCTTATGCTGGCCTTATCATTAATCCATCCCTAGCTTTGGCCATGCAATTTTTTGTATagattttcctcttcaaatTGTTTTAGAAAATTGCGATCCGATGGAACTGGGGCACAAGTGAGTTCTCCCAAAAGCTACTTTTCCCAGCGCTCGCTTCGAGTAGATAACAACACTGCATGCTTTTTAAAAGACATTTCTCAATACTATTCCAAgataaaatgaaacagaatGTGACGGccttttcattgattgtgaACCACAGCTTCTGTTAAATGTTTCAGGGGTTTCAAATGGTCGGCTGGCCAGATCTAGGCTCCCACTctttaaacttttccttcttcagAAAGGCCAGAATCTGATAGATATTTGTCCGATCGGATCATATTTGTCGCTTTTTTTACTGACAGCCATGCTTGAGAAACCGACGCGAGCTCACCCGAAACCTATAACTGTCTTATTCATGTGAACAGTGTTGCTATCTCGATAgatcaattttcaaataaaatttcgGTACAAATTTGAATTGTACAGCATTTATATGTACAGCAAAGACCTTTTGTTGAGCGAATGGGATGAAAAATCGTGACCTCTCCTTGTGAGAAAAAGTTGAACGTGCGACAAAGCAAACATGTAGAGTAAGCCATGGAGGCAGAGCGAGCTTGGTTTTTGTACCTGGTAGCAGCTAAAAACACAACCACTACAGTGTGTGTCCCCTTTTTAAGGTTGGACACTGCAAGCATGAGTATCAATTTTACAACGTGAGATAGATTCATTCAAACTCTCCATTCTTTCTTCGAGaccaaaagaaaaccaaaatcgggttggTGCTTTTCTTGCGTATCAAGATTTAACACTTTGACGACCAATCGAGCTACCTATTATATGGCTTTCGTAAGAATCAGAGCACCAGCTGGGGAGGAGAGtctaaaaaaacggaaaaaacgGACAAAAAACTTTACTTTTTAAATTCCTAAAAAATTCGACCCGTAACCGTATCGGTTCATAGGTTCGCGTGATGATGCGAATGGTGTGGATGGGTGTGGGAagcagaagatgaagaagaaacggCTGGCAGTGAGGATGGTCCGGTCGACAACATGCCCGAACCGGAACTTCCTCCTCCACCAAGAATTTGTTCCTGCAACTCGATCTTAATTCGAATATCCTCTCGCTTTTGCTGAATGTGCAACAACTCTTCACTCAGATCGTTGCATATTcgaagcaacagcaaattCTGCTCCTTCAGCTGTTTCAAAACATCCGGCATTACCGGTGGCGGATCGTTCGCTTTGAACCGAACCTGTCTTAGGCTGTCACTTAGTGCCGAGATACGCTTATCGTAATCGCCCGACACAACACCGGACGATTCTACGCTACGGGACGTTACCAGGGGCGgttgttgctgatggtgtGGGGGTGACTGAGAGCCACGTGTCGCCAGCCGTCCATCGGTGTGCGGTTTCCGGTACACCTCGAACGCGCTGTTCCGTGGCTGATGCATAACGAGCGATTTTGGTAGCGTGCCGGATCCGCGCGGTGTGGAATGATGTGTCATGTTGCCGGCCGCATCAAGATGAATCGTTGTGATGTTGCTCGAGTCACCCATTGACTgaaatgatggaaaacaaCTCAttcgttatttaattttccttttaccATGGAATCGTGGGACACACACCCCGATACGATGAGCTCCACTGGCGCCGCTCGGGAAGTGTGTAAAATCCGCAAATCCGTGTGCCTGCCGACCACTAGGTGCCTCACCCGTTGGTGTTACCCTCGGTGGCACTTCCGGCGGTGGTGGCATCTTGAGCGGATCGCTAATCGGCGCCACGGACGCATTGTTCGTCGTAAGCTTCAGCTTGTTCAGGTCCAAACTACTGCTGCGCGTGTGTCGATGTGCGGAAGGTCTTGGTGGGGGTAAGGGGGGCGGTGCaggttgctgctgatcgacCGATTGTTTTTTCGCCAGCGAGGGTAAACGTTCGGCTGTGGTGGAACTGCCGGTACTGCTCACCGCGAAACCGGACGCATCGAGCGATATTGTCATCGAATCGTTGCCCGAATGTGGTGCTGGATGGGCCGTGGAATCTCGCTGCGGTGGGGGCGGTATTGCACCGACACCTTTCGACGGGGGTTTCTTCGGTTGCGGTCTTTGGATGGCACGTAGATCGCCGCTGTTTGTGAGCGAGTCCCGGGGTGTGCTGTGATGATGGGGCGGCTGTGATTGTGGCTGCTGTTGGGATGttgattgctgctgctttgggCTGGAATCGTCCCGTGATTGTACCACCATCAGGCCACCGGTTCCGACGGGTAGGTCGCTACCATAGACTAGACTTCCATTATCGACTGCTTCGGCACCTGAAGAGATAGAAGAGATAGAAGATTTCACATGATAGATTAACAGAATATATGCAAGAAATTCGAATGCATTGAACAGAAAAAACTTCTACGTTAAATACGTTCTACGGAAAAacaattgtcaaaaaattaggcatatagaataaaataacaacTTTGTAATTCTGTAATACATTTTCTTTGTAGCATTTAAGCTATAATAATCGTTAAAgaataaatgtttttaaataaatttctatcAGGAAGTCTTAGATATTGTGATCATTTCCATACATCactggagacgcccagtactttgTACGAAAAACAGCTGTAACCGGTCATATTTTACCAAAACGTTACCAAAAAATCGAGCACTTACCAACGGGTGTCACACGCAACGGAACCGGATGAACGATGTGCGGATTGGACACGATCGCCTGCGTCGTTCGCTGCAGATCAAAGTTTACCGGTTTTGGACCCGGACTAGAAACGTTGGATGTAGGAGATTCCATGAATTTGGTCCATTCTTTCGTGGTTGAGTTCCACTCCTTTAAAACGAAAAGGAACAAATGAATTAAACCACTGCTATCgtcttttgcttccttcctaTCTCAAATGTACCTTATTGGTTGGTTTAGTGTTCGGTGGCGTTACCGGATGTTCGGCAGGTTGTTTCACCTTCTGCGCCGATCCGACCACGTGCTGTTGCGCTAGCACCGGTGGAGAAACATTTGGTGGCGTTTTTCGACCGCCAGTCGTGGAGATAgctgtactgctgctgttgctgccgctgctactACCCTTCGTTGCATTCGCGACGGACGCAGAACCAGTGCTGCTACCTATACCGGTCGCCGAGGACACGGAAGGTGGACTGCTGTCGTGCACTACACCGGTATTGACGGCATTTCCCCCGGTTGATGTAACCTTTGCGAAGGCTAACGAGTCCGGTACCGGCACCATACGCTGATAGTCTTTGTGTGCATCAAATCGCTTCCGGTTGGTGCTCTCTACGTTGTCATCACTTTCGAGATGTAGTAGATCAGCTTCGGCCGGTTCGGTTCTTTCATTCGGTACTGATGTATTAGCGGATGTGCTGCCTACTGTAGAAGAGAGCTCGCCTGAAGCAGCGCTCGTAACACTTCCAGTGGGACCGGAAGTTCCCCCAGAGCCACCGCCCGGTTGCAACAGCGAATGTTGCAATAGTGTGGGCATCAGGCAAGGGGGTAGTGTGGCCGGTACGGGTATGTTGTTGCGACGCAACACCACCAGATGCATGGCAGCGGTAAACTCGGCCAAGTTTAGTGCGCCATCCCTCGTCACATCGCACATCTGCCAGATGTGCCGCAGTTCATCGATCGGAATACGcgatttttcgaaaaatacTCTAAAACGAGACAGAGTAATTTATAGATGGCCCCCAAGAGAGGGTTCCGGAAAGACATAACTCACCTTGCCACCGGTCCAGTTACCAGTCCGTGAACATCCGGCTGAATAGAGCGGAACTGTTTCAGATAATAATCTTTCTGCGTTTGCGAAATCTGATAGAAATACTCGAGATCAATCTCCTGTTCGTCCTCATCGCTACTGTGCCGATCGGACGATTCCTCCTCCGTGCCCAGTAGCTGACGTTGCTCTTCACACACCAAGCCCTGCCACAGGGTCTGGTTGGCCCACGGACGTTCTGCCACACTGTTCGTCGGCGTTGGACTATCGCTTGCCGTACTCCACGCTTCCGGTGATCCACCGCCACCATGTCCTCCACCATGGcctccaccacctcctccaccCACCATCGGATGGCTGTTGCCGATCATCACAATTCCTCCACCCTTCAGCATACCAACCGTATGCCGCTCACGCTCACCGCGGATCATATTAACCGGATCATCGTTATGTTCCACCTCGGAATCGGTACTGGGCTGATCGGAGTTGGTCATCTCTCCACCGGTTGATGCACTGCTGTCCTGTGTAGTGCTGCCTCCcgcacctccaccaccactacctcCTCCTCCAGCACCCCCTGACTTTAGCGTGGAACGATTGTTTACCTCGGTGTAACCATTCCTCTCCAAAGTTCCAGCCTGACTTCCGCCACCTGCTGCAACGGAAGATGAAACACTTGAGGTGATGGTAGACGAGTCCGATGCACCAGCCGGTCCTGTCACTGGATCGATCCAACTGAACTGGGGCAGTGGCAGATTGACCGAGGTGGTGAGGATTTCTTCCCGCAGTGGTACAGCAGCCTGGAACGCGGCGATTAGTTTGAGACAGCCGTAAAACTGTTGCCGGGAAAGATGCAGCGCCGTTTGGGGAATTCCAGCCAATGCCGTAATCTGTATGGATGAggttagagaagaaaatacatGGGCGTGGGTGATTTGAGGGAGCTACTAATTGTCGTTTGTGTTTACTCTTTGATAAGCGCTCTCTTTATTATGTAAAatttaaggcaaaaaaaaaaaatgacgagGTCTACGAGCTGTACGATGAACTCACAATCGTACAGCGAATTAGACTCACCAGGCTCCTGTGGGAGGCGTGGTAGCCCCATAATGCGACGATGTGATGACGTTTATATCTCCGCCAGAAAGGCCGGGATAATGGACTGCCAGCCGACGGTCCTGTATAGCGAGCGGTTTAGAAGTTATCTGCACCAGGCCTACAACGCGAAACAATTGTAGCGCCTAATGTGTAAGCAAGTACAAACTCTTCTGGAGCTTTATTTGTAACGATATTTGTAGCAACCATGATCCTGGGTATATTCTTATAATAGAAGTTTAGCTTCATGATACCCATGCTTTCGAGGggaatgtttggaaaattggaCCCAGATTCCAGCTTGGAGCTTCAGATCAGTAACGTGGACCAAAGTCTGTTGAAGAAAACCGAAATTCTTATCCCAGCATAGAGGTTAAGGACCAGCATCTGAACCAACCGGGTTCTCTTAATTTTGGAGTTTgccttttaaaattttgttagaTCGCCTACATGGACAGCAAAAGCGTAGTAGACTCTCATGAGGATTTAAAGAACAACTTGCACTAAATAAGTCTTACGACTGTCTCTCCTTACAAGGTtctaaggaaaaaaaggaacggtaAACCAAGAAATCTTGAGCATCTGGGCGTCTAGGCCACACAAAAAGGTGTAGAACATGCAAACATTCATTTTTACACGGATTATGACTATGATTCCCGGCTTCGTGGcagtttaaaaaatgtgttccaATAAGTTCTATGCAACCGCTTTTACGCCTCGAGGATTTACGGTCCATTCATCTACCGGTGAATCAAGCCATAGACAGAAACGAAAAAGACCAACAGAAGAAAGACGCGGGAACGAGAAGCTCGCTTTAAATCcattcaataaacaaacaaaccctgACCATGACCATATCGTGCAGTATAACTCGTCAgatataaatttgaaaaaaaaagagaagcagTTCCCATTTAGAAACTAGAACGTGCCTGTTGCATCCGTGTACGAGGACCGTGTTGTAGGAATCGAATGAAACCTCCCTCAGTAGCCCTCCGAAAGCAAATAttagaatgaaaaaataaaaccgcgTCTATAAATACCTGCCGTACCTAAAACACGAACCGCCTCACCGAACCACCCTGCAGAGTGACCAACGACCGCGACACCTGTGCCGGTAAGACTAGGCTAGGATGGGTTGTTGGGATTGTTTCGTTCGCTTACGCTCGTGCGCTaatcataaattatgtttctcCGCAGTgtcgtcgtcttcgtcgtctCGGGTCTTGGGCCTTTCTACTTCTATCTCGCCTTGCAAAGTGTGTGCTTCTCTAATTGGGGGACGTGTGCTATTATCATTAGATGATAGTATGGACGACCGCTAGCTACCACGAGACAGTGGAAGTAGaaagaagcacacacaacagcagAAAGACAATATCCCCCAAGACGCCAATGAAGTGTGTGTAGCGTGTGAATGTTAATTGATGGTTTTACGGGTTCCGAAAGCCATTCCGTGGGCGGAGGAAGGACACCGATACCACACCCAATGCCGAACGGGAGGATGAAATCAGGACGAAGAAATGAAGGACTTTCGGGGTCTTTCGCTTTTGCCATTTCAGAATGGCTGTAGCGTATTGGCCCCATATAGCGGGACCCATTCAAGTGGGTGGGTTGAATATGCAAAATCGAAAAGTGAAAGCAAACCCTCTCAGATCTCGAACCGTTGCCAAAAAACAGCTGACAAAATAGCGCAACCCACCCATGTCCGGCGTAGTTTGTAGTAGAGTGTTGTGGCCTAAGTCCAAACCAGAAGCTTCATTTAATCGAATGCTTCCTCGCTGTGTTAGcttgtctgtgtatgtgtgtgcgagagttGCTGCCAACTTCCTGTGCCTTTTATTCCTTCCTGTTCGAATTGCACAGGGCATCCGCCGTTTTCGAGGCCATCCGGCCACAGCATGCATGTTCTCCCTGCAAGTTGATTCTATCATCCTGTTCGCGTGTTTtctacgtgttttttttttttgtttatcttttgctATTTTCCATCTCATGGGGCGGTTCGGTTCGAGAGTTGCATGTCGTCGTCCACGCTCTCCCTGGTGGTGCTAATTTTAGATAAAAACGATTAAAACGCCATCATTGGATGGTCGCCCGCGACGTCCTGGTCATCCTGTTCCTGTTCCCCAGGGCTTGCATCCTTAACCTATCTTATCTATATGCCTTTGCTTCAACACCTACCTTGTTGATGGTTTCGTTGGACAGATTGGCCGAGCGAAACAGTGAGGTGGCTTTAAGGGCCGGAATTTTCCCGGCACCGTCCGTTTCGCTGCAGATTTTGAACAGATCATTGTAGTACCGTAGTTCCGCTTCGCTCAGCTCGTCCATCGCGTTCCAAGAGTGTGTGCgatgagagaaagagcgagccGAAAGGCCCCGTGTCGAAAAAGGATGTTCCGAATCCGGTTGGAGATGAAGGTAGGAACTGACTGACTGCAAACTGCTGGTGTTGTAGAGGAGCGTTGCGTCCGATACACTGGGGAATGCTTTACATCCAAACTGCTCGCGGACTGGTCAGGGGGCGATGGTTGTGATGTTGGTTTTCACCCAGTCTGACCTTTGGCATGTAGCCCACggaaatacaaacacacccgCGCACGCACGCAAAAACACACTAATTTTACACTCAACACGCACAATAATGCACTGATGGCACGCAAGAGAGATggtatgttttcttctttcccctGCTTGATGCTACTTCATCCAGCCCTACTTGTCCGACCCTAAGCACGGTCGGTCGTTACGGTACGGATACGGCAAAAGCCAGGGATGATGGGAGGGCGCAACAATTTAGCAAACAATCAACCAACTCTCCCGATTCGGTCACCTACACGTATACGCGCACGAACTGTATGTACATTGGCACACATTGGCGACTCCCCGGTGGGAGGGGGTTGGGAATTGGTCCACAATTTGATACACTTCCTTTGTCACTCGCACCCGGAGCACTTCCGCTTCCGTACCGTGTTCCGTTCCGCAAGCGGTGTATGTTCGGGTTGGACTGGACTGAAAAACTGAACAACTGTCCTcgcaagggggaaaaaaggattcAGATACACCTTCTCCGTGAAACGAACACCCAAAACGATTGGAAActgcaccacaaacacacgcacggtTTTCCTTCTCCTAGCTGACGTCGAGAATGTTTGCTCCGGTGATGGTACGGCCAACTTCTGCTAGCGCCATCGGGTAAGTAAGAAGAGCGGTTTGTAAAAAAAGAGGAATGATTCGATACTTCCTTTACGATCACGGGTACGGATGGCACGATTTCTCGGTGCTTTCCCGTGTGCGCCCGAAAGTGTAGTATATATCCGCTCGTATATAGTGTACGTGCTgtgctgttttgctgtttgccttattttcctttttttccctttttcagcTGCTCGCACATATGACGGGAAACTGACAGCTCAGCAATGCACGGTGGAAGCTCTATCTGATCATATGggattgaatattttattttatttatgtacatacatatttacatttttttaaatgggaaaaatattatttttgttgaaaacgTAATGTGTAACACGAttatatttcaattaaaattaccCAAAAACGATAAGAATTAATATCCCGTTTCATCGTGCACAAATTGACGTTGATcgaatttttctctttcatcgATTCAGTGATTCCCGTCAATGTGACGTTACTGAAACAAAGGCAAAAAGGTGACAGATACCCTCTAGAACACCACATTTATTGAACTGCGAAGTGTTGTGAAATCAGGTATCGTTTTTTCGCTCGCGAAGAGCTTCCGAAAGCGAAGCGTCCGTTGCAATACGAGTACATTCAGCTTTTTAGCAAACCAAGCTGGCCAGTTTGTGATGAGGAATATTAGTGATCATGCACTGAAGATGTTGTTCCCATTGGTCATTGCTAGTGCTGGCAAGCAAGTGAAATCATCTGCCGTTCCATCGCactctgttgttgctgctgctgttactactaccaccactattGGCGAATCTTCCCGCCGTAATCTGTTGGCACGTTGCGGCAGCACCTCCTGACGGAAAGGCAACAACGGCGGTCTGTGAACGAGACAAAAAGGATAGGTTCATCAATTTCGTTAGTCcttaaagaaaaaggatatcCCAACATAGAGGGAAAACCCTCGCTACCCAAGGAACACTCGGATTACTTTCCCAAGTGCattcgattgatttttgagctgtgtgtgtgattttgcaTCGCCTTGCTTCACTTGCTGCAGATAGTGGAAGTTGTGTCCGTCGTGCtgacttaaaataaatcatcgtCGAACGCGCCAAGGTGTAGCTCTATCGCAGTAGGCTAACAACGTTAGGTTGGTTTTTTGGTGGCTTTGAGTAGAGCTGGTGCGAAAAGTAAGCACAGTTTGCTGGGGAAGGCCAAAGGAGAGATACGCAGcagatttaaaaaagaaacacacactcatCGTACGACGAACGAACGACGGGTTACGTACCCATACAACCTTGGAAGTGCGATAGTGCGACCCAAAAGCGACGTAATCGgactgtttttgtgtgtgcgatcgAAGAACCAGTGCGAAAAGCGAGCCATTTTCGTGAAAAGCGGATACACATCAACGCGGATTTGGCTGGAATTTCCAGCATCCTTCTCCCATCAGAAAGGATTCCAATCATCTCACACCATGGAATATTCTAGCAACGACGTGAAGCAACTGTTCAGGTAAGAGAAATAAGAATACACGCGTTGCATCCCTACCCGAGGGCAGAGTGTGTACGTTATGCGACGGCTAGTCCGAAAAGTACGTCCATCAAACGCATTTTACGAATGCATTTTCGGGAGCCATATTGTGTGGTGGCGTCAGGAAATAAACCGCATGGAAATCCGATTTCACCATCCTGCGACAGAGTTGTGCGTTGTTGGACACGGAACCGTTTTTATTATGGCGATGACGTTTAGTGcgtgcgaaagagagagagagaaagagagagtttAGTGAGCGAACTACCGATATCTTTGTCTCTTTCATTCTCAAGCATCGAATCACGAACTGTGGCGCGCTCCATGGGGTGTTATTTCCTCGcggtgaattaaaaaaaaacattgtaatgCATGGTAATCGTACACAAAACGTCTCAAAACAATTGATATGCTAAATTTGAAGAGAAAGGAAATTCGTCGCCAAGAAAACATTCAGAATCGATAAGGAATGTACATGCGAGGTGCTGTTCGTCACGTATGCACTGACGACTCTCCTCGTTTCACCTTCGCTCTGTGCacggtgtgcttgtgtgtgcgcttacaggacacacacacacacggggatgttgtgttttggtttttgtcaaACCGAACTGTTTCCTCAACGCGTGCTATGGACGGGAAGTAAAAAGATGCGTTAATGCGTAGTTAACAATCGgcttatttttggtttcgtatCTGGATTCGACTGGTGGTTAAATTTGGTGTTGTTGACAACATATcaacaacagtaaaaaaagcAACGTAAACGAGCTGTTATCGCA encodes the following:
- the LOC126563963 gene encoding ralBP1-associated Eps domain-containing protein 1 translates to MDELSEAELRYYNDLFKICSETDGAGKIPALKATSLFRSANLSNETINKITALAGIPQTALHLSRQQFYGCLKLIAAFQAAVPLREEILTTSVNLPLPQFSWIDPVTGPAGASDSSTITSSVSSSVAAGGGSQAGTLERNGYTEVNNRSTLKSGGAGGGGSGGGGAGGSTTQDSSASTGGEMTNSDQPSTDSEVEHNDDPVNMIRGERERHTVGMLKGGGIVMIGNSHPMVGGGGGGGHGGGHGGGGSPEAWSTASDSPTPTNSVAERPWANQTLWQGLVCEEQRQLLGTEEESSDRHSSDEDEQEIDLEYFYQISQTQKDYYLKQFRSIQPDVHGLVTGPVARVFFEKSRIPIDELRHIWQMCDVTRDGALNLAEFTAAMHLVVLRRNNIPVPATLPPCLMPTLLQHSLLQPGGGSGGTSGPTGSVTSAASGELSSTVGSTSANTSVPNERTEPAEADLLHLESDDNVESTNRKRFDAHKDYQRMVPVPDSLAFAKVTSTGGNAVNTGVVHDSSPPSVSSATGIGSSTGSASVANATKGSSSGSNSSSTAISTTGGRKTPPNVSPPVLAQQHVVGSAQKVKQPAEHPVTPPNTKPTNKEWNSTTKEWTKFMESPTSNVSSPGPKPVNFDLQRTTQAIVSNPHIVHPVPLRVTPVGAEAVDNGSLVYGSDLPVGTGGLMVVQSRDDSSPKQQQSTSQQQPQSQPPHHHSTPRDSLTNSGDLRAIQRPQPKKPPSKGVGAIPPPPQRDSTAHPAPHSGNDSMTISLDASGFAVSSTGSSTTAERLPSLAKKQSVDQQQPAPPPLPPPRPSAHRHTRSSSLDLNKLKLTTNNASVAPISDPLKMPPPPEVPPRVTPTGEAPSGRQAHGFADFTHFPSGASGAHRIGSMGDSSNITTIHLDAAGNMTHHSTPRGSGTLPKSLVMHQPRNSAFEVYRKPHTDGRLATRGSQSPPHHQQQPPLVTSRSVESSGVVSGDYDKRISALSDSLRQVRFKANDPPPVMPDVLKQLKEQNLLLLRICNDLSEELLHIQQKREDIRIKIELQEQILGGGGSSGSGMLSTGPSSLPAVSSSSSASHTHPHHSHHHANL